A stretch of DNA from Triticum dicoccoides isolate Atlit2015 ecotype Zavitan chromosome 2A, WEW_v2.0, whole genome shotgun sequence:
AAGGAGTGGGCTAATGAGAtgggaggaaaggagggaggagaaTGGAGGAGCTTGGGTTGGATAAGAGGGTTATAGTGGAAGGGGAGCTCGTCAGAGAACCAAGCCGGCAGATCGAAGGAAAGGTGCCCCCATCAATGGCTTGAGAGAGATGGGGAACGATgggagagaggaaaagaaaaaaaaaaccatGATGGGAAGAGATAAGAGCGAAGCGGATAAGAATGGAAGCCAGAGAGTAGTGCGTGGTACATTTGGACGTGGGTCCACACAGACGCGCCGCGCGCGACCGGCCCAAAAGTTAGCCGGTCGTCCGGCTGTAAACGTTTACCAAGTTGAATTCCTGGATCCGCTAGTTGATGTGCACAAGATTAAGTAATGATTTTGCAGCCTGTTTGCAAGCAACTTTGTAACGATCTTTTTTTTCCGGGGGAACTTTGTAATGATCTTGATTGAACTTGCTCCACCTATTGCATCTCAAACCTTGCATAAGCTGAACAAACCATTTGCCAATTGCCATTCATCAGGGGCTCCATCTGTCGCCAAATTTACGGATCCAAACGGCAAGGTCTTAAAGCCCCAAGTCGGCTAGCAGTGCAATGTTGCTCAGCAAATGTACGGCCAGAAAATGCATCACGCCAAGTAACACATTAAAATCCCAACAGAAACTCACCCCATTACAGTAAGTTTGCACACGGCAGCGGAAAACACGTCGCTCGCATTCCGAATCTGAAAAGGACGGTGACCCCCACGAGAAGAGCGCTGGCACTACGACGGAATGCGCCAAACTGCAAACCGAACGGGAGGGAACACGCCTCACCACGCACCTGTCGCGCCACCTCCCACCCATCGCGGCCGTCGACATCGCATCCCAcgaccccaccccaccccccttcCCGGGCCGTCCGCCTCAGCTACCAAGTCGGCCAGACCAACCAACCATCAACGCACAGCTCACTCCAgcactcctcctccctcccccttctctctctctcccgctctgCTGGTCGGCGAGAGGCTGCCTGCCATGTGGGCCTCGCCGGGGAGGCTGCCggcgatggaggaggaggaggagtgcgaggcGGGCGCGGGCCACCGGGCGCCGATGGCGTCCTGCTGGGGCCGCTTCGGCCTGGCGGCGCTGTGGCACAGGCTCCGGCACCTTTTCctggcgcggcggagggcgcggcacGGCCGCTCCATCCTCGGCGCCGGCGGGCTCAACTACGACCCGCTGAGCTACGCGCAGAACTTCGACGACAGCAGCCTCGAGCTCCACGAGCCGGACTTCACGGCCAGGTTCGCGCCCGCCCGCAACGCCTGCTCGCCCAGGCGGGCATGAGCATGACGACGCGCCACTTCTCGGCGCCCCGGTGGCATACGGAGGATCCCTTTTGCCACTTCTCGGCGCCTTTGTGCGCCCCTTTGAGTGGTAAAAAGGCTTTATTTAATCCACGTATTTTCGGATAAATGTACATGTACTACATGTCATGCGGGTGACGCAAGTAGTTTTCGTTTTTATTCGCGGGTGTAAATATTCTTGTGGTTTTCTttcgaaagaaagaaaaaacagcaTGGGTTGTGATGAACTGCATAGGAGCCAGTCAGTGCATGTCTGTTTGGTCATCAGAGATTCGGAACAAGTTCCTCCTGATTAAATTTCTACGCTCCAAATGTGCATCAAGTTGGGAGCATTTCATGTGGTACTTATCTCAGCTTTAGACTTAATCGTAGCAGTTTAAGCTAAATACTCCCTTtgctcctaaatataagtttttttagagatttcaatatataTTATATACggagcaaagtgagtgaatctacactctaaactaaatCTATATCATATTGCAAAATTTTAAAAAAacatatatttagaaacggaaggaGTAGCTCATTGCACGTCAAATAAGTTGCTGAATAGTGAATAGTACTACTTTGTTGGCTTGTTGATATCTTGCAGAGTCGTGTCTGGGCATTATTATAAACAGTGTACGTTGCTCCGTGGGATCCTTTTGCCGGTACCATTGTCGACTTTTATTTGTTGTCTTAATCGAATTATTTGATATTTGAGCGCCTGCTTCTGTTGGAAAAGGGAAAGAGATAGTATGACGGATATGCCTTTTTATTGGGGTGTGTTTGCTACTAATTGTAGCTTAGCTTTCGGAGGGAATATTCTCACGGAAATCTATGCATAACGCATCAACACGCAACTTGGGAGAAAATATCATAAACCAGGCAATTAGTACACGGACTCGCAAATCTGGCCCGCAGACGCATCTGGACGCGTCCGCGGATACTGATTGGACACCTCTCAAATATTGCCTCACACATTTACATATCACAAATTTTGATCCTCAAATCCATGTAATTCATGCACGTCAATCATATGATATAAATTGTCCGAATTTCAAAGTTCGAAACAAAGTAAAGCAAAACATAGTTTAACAAACCAAAAATGAAATCAATGTCCGAATGTGATGGATGGCCTCGAATCACTGGTCGGGCACCTGCTCCGAGCGGAATGCGTCGTGCTCCAGGTGGAATGCGCCATGCTCGTCTTGCTCTAGCTGCATCCGGGCTGCCTGCTCTGCCTGCATCCAGGTTGCCTACTTCTCCTGCATCCGGGCTGCAGCCGCCCTCGCCGCCTCGTACTTCCTACGATCGTTGATCTCCAGCTTCTTGTCTGCAAGCCACTTATTCGCGTGCTCATCTAAGAGGGTTTCGTCTGCTAACATGATCCTCGCATCTTCCGCGCCCCATGCGAGTTGCAACCTCTCCTTCTCAGGCTTTATGTCGCCAAATGTCTTGGCCTTCTCAAGTTCCCATTTGATCGCCGCTTGTTGCTTCTCCAACTCGATCTTCTCCCTCTCAATTTCGAGCTTCTTCTCCGCCCTCTTCCGGTCCCACTCCATTCTTTTCTTTTACGCATTCAACATGAGCTTGTACCTCTCCTCCTTGTTCTCTCTCACCAAAAAAATGCCCGTCCATGTGGACGACATTTTGGTAGCCGTGGCATCACAGGCGACACGTGCCTTCTCCCACTTGTTTCTAATGACTTGGCAGTTATCCTTTGACACGGTGGCTTTTCCATCGTCACGACAACCTCTTCATCTTCGTCGTCAAACCCAATTGATTGGTTGGAGTTTGAGCCATCATTCCTCTTCTTGCCCGACTTGAGGTCGGCCACAAGTTGGTTCCACTTCGGCTTGCCATTCAATATGACCCAACAATGGCTAAAAGCAAATGCTTCTTCTCCACCTCATGATACAAAGTGGCCGCCACCGCCGTCTAGCAAACAACATATGTATGAGCACAAGAATGCAAACACATAAGCATATGCAAATGGCGACAAGATGAAGCAATTGAGCTTAAGTGAGTTGTGACTCCCATCCCACTTTGGGGGCATTTGGTCACTTGTGAGTAGTAGCCGGCGTACTTGTTCACTTCCCCTTGAATGATCCCCCAACGATGTTGGAGAGATGCCACATTGCAGGTGGACACGATAGGATGCGGCTCCACATACTCCTTTTGTTCGTCATACTCCTTCCAAATCTTCGTCCAATAGGTGTTCCCCTTTTGCTCGGTGCCACATATTGGATCCATTGTTGTGGCCAACCAAACTTTGACCAACAAGATGTCCCCAAATCTTGAGAATGCCGGACCTCTTGCCTTCAGTGTCTTGGTCATCTTCTTCTTGCTCGGATTGGGATCAGATGTTGTCCCAACTTCAAATGTGGTGCTGGCCTCCAATTCATACTCCATTTTGGTGGGATCTTCATTGTCATTGATCATGTTCGATGAGAATGCCTCCTACATGATTATGGTTTGCAAGCATTCATCATGTGCGAAATGAACTAGTGGTCTATGCAAAAATTTGATCGGACAGGAGCAAAGAAAATGCACTGACTCTTGTTTGGTCATTCCGTCGAACATGTCGAGGGCAGCCCAGGCACTGCCGGTGCCCGTGCTCATCCGCATCCGAATGAGTCGTGGCAAGTCACATATGTCGACCATCGGCATCTGCGTGGGTCGAAAGCTCTCCAGAATGGCCCAACCGACCGTCGAATCCTCCTATGTCCCAATGGGGTCAGATGGAAggggtgtgatacgtccattttgcatcatgtttacctactattatttataatgttttatgcataataatcctttttggagtaattttaatgccttttctctcataatatgcaatgtTCACACAAAGGGAGAGAATTCCAGCAGcttgaaatctggacctgaaaaagctacgtcaggccacctattttgcacaactccaaatgagatgaaacttcatgaggaatttttatggaataaataagaaatactggagcaaataaccaccggagggggccacgtggtgagcacaagacaccagggcgcgcctggccccccaggcgcgccctggtgggttatgctcaccaCGTGgccccctccggtgcccatcttctggtatataagtcattttgacctagaaaaacaataaggagaggactttcgggacggagcaccgccatctcgaggaggaacttgggcaggagcacttttgccctccggcagagcgatccCGTccagggaacttccctctcggagggggaaatcatcgtcatcatcatcaccaacaactctcccatcttggggagggtaatctccatcgacatcttc
This window harbors:
- the LOC119359808 gene encoding uncharacterized protein LOC119359808; this translates as MWASPGRLPAMEEEEECEAGAGHRAPMASCWGRFGLAALWHRLRHLFLARRRARHGRSILGAGGLNYDPLSYAQNFDDSSLELHEPDFTARFAPARNACSPRRA